Part of the Longimicrobium sp. genome, GGCTCCTTCGGTGCGGACGCGAGCTCGACGCAGGAAGGCCGGCATCGGGGCGCGGAGCGCGCGGGCGCAGCCCGCTAGTCCACGAAGGTGGACTTCGTGTCGTTGTTGCAGCGAATTCATTCGCCCAACCTCCCGCGCAGGAGGACTTCTTTCATTCCCCCACGACGGGCGCGGGCGCCAGGGAGCGCTCGGTCTCGGGGTCGAAGAAGTGGAGCCGTCCCAGGTCGAAGGCCAGCGCCAGCGGCTCGCCCGGCGCGGGGAGCGGCTGCGGCGGCACGCGCGCGGTGACGGGGTGGGCGCCCGCGTGCGCGTGGACGAAGATCTCGTTCCCCAGCGGCTCCAGCGCGTCCACGACGAACGCGGCCTCGGCGAGCCGGGCGTCGGCGGGGCGGCCGGCGGGCGCGTGCAGGCTCTCGGGGCGGATGCCGAGGACGATCGTCTTCCCCGCGCGCTCCGCGAGCCGCGCCGACCAGGCGGCGGGGAGGGGGAGGAGGAACGCGTCGCCGTCGGCGCGGAAGGCGAGCCCGCCGCCCGACTCCAATCGCCCGTGGAAGAAGTTCATCGCCGGGCTGCCGATGAAGCCGGCGACGAAGCGGTTGGCGGGGTGGTCGTACAGGTTGAGCGGCGTGTCGATCTGCTGGATCTTTCCGCGGTCGAGCACCACGATGCGGTCGCCCAGCGTCATCGCCTCCACCTGGTCGTGCGTGACGTAGACCATGGTGGCGCCCAGCCGCCGGTGCAGCGCCGAGATCTCGGCGCGCATCTGCACGCGCAGCTTGGCGTCGAGGTTGGAGAGCGGCTCGTCGAAGAGGAAGACCTCGGGGTCGCGCACGATGGCGCGGCCCAGCGCCACGCGCTGGCGCTGGCCCCCGGAGAGCTGGCGCGGCTTGCGGTCGAGGATGGCGTCGAGCCCCAGCACGC contains:
- the ugpC gene encoding sn-glycerol-3-phosphate ABC transporter ATP-binding protein UgpC: MASIRLESVRKVYREGAAHVAVDGASFAVGEGELVVLVGPSGSGKSTLLRMIAGLESITDGDLYIGDRRVNEVPPRDRDIAMVFQSYALYPHMSVRDNLGFALRLRKTPRPEVERRVRDAAGVLGLDAILDRKPRQLSGGQRQRVALGRAIVRDPEVFLFDEPLSNLDAKLRVQMRAEISALHRRLGATMVYVTHDQVEAMTLGDRIVVLDRGKIQQIDTPLNLYDHPANRFVAGFIGSPAMNFFHGRLESGGGLAFRADGDAFLLPLPAAWSARLAERAGKTIVLGIRPESLHAPAGRPADARLAEAAFVVDALEPLGNEIFVHAHAGAHPVTARVPPQPLPAPGEPLALAFDLGRLHFFDPETERSLAPAPVVGE